The sequence CTTCTTGGGGAGTCGGAGTTCGCGTTGGGGGATTTCAACGCGGCGGAGCAACACTTAACAGAGGCTCTCAAAATAGATCCAGCTCTGGCCGAAGCCCATCGAGCCCTTGGTGCTACTTTTATTAAACAACGAAAGTTCGAGTCGGCCGACGCTCAATTTGAGGCTGTGTTAAAGGCTGCTCCAGATGACCTGTCCTGCCTTTACGGATTGGGATTTTCCCTGCTTGCACGGAACAAGCCCTCCAATGCGTTGGAACCACTCGTTAGAGCGTACCACTTGAACCCCTCCGACGCGGGGGTCCTCAATGGCCTGTTGGAAGTTTATCTAAAACTTGGGCAGCGAAGCCAGGCGGCTTCGGTATTGGCTGAACTAAACCGTCAGGTCGAAAATGATTACCCGCAACAGATGCAACTGGCTGAGGTGCTTGTGCGCGAAGGCGCCTATGATCTTGCGGTCAATCAATTCCAACGATTGCTCAAGGCAAGACCCGGCTCTTACGAACTGAACTATGATTTGGCCCTCGCTTATCATAGAGCTGGCAAAGATGACAGGGCCGCCGAGCAAATCCACACCATGCTTGCCCAACGGGATGAAGCAGAACTGGAAAATTTGCTAGGTGAGGTTGAGGAGAAACGCAGCAATTATACTCAAGCACTTGCAGCGTATAAAAAAGCCACGGAGCTTCAGCCGAAAAGCGAAGAGTACCGGCTAGATTACGCAACGGAATTAGTCTTGCATTGGGACCCGACCGTTGCACTTCGTGCCTTCATAGCTGGTGTAAAAACCTTCCCAAGTTCCGCAACGTTATGGATGGGTCTTGGCGGGTGTTACTATCTTCTCGGGAAATACAGTGAAGCATCTGAGACCCTTCTCCACGCTTCTCAAATGGCTCCCGACAACCCCAATGTTTATGCCTTGCTGGGGCTTGCCTATGACGCTGCCGGGCCCTTTCAGAAAGCTATCGCACAACGGTTCGACGATTATGTCAAAGCACATGCCGGCGACGCACTATCCCATTACTTCTACGGGAAGATTCTCCTTGACCGAACCAGAGGCGAGTTGCAGCACAACTTTGACGACGCACAACAGCAGTTGGAGAAGGCTATAGCTCTGAATCCCTCTCTTCCACAAGCACGCCTGGAAATGGGTAAACTGCTCCTGATGCGAAGAGATATGCCTGCGGCGAAGGCCGAGTTCGAAGCCGCTGTTAGATTGGACCCAGAGTCCGCGGACGCATACTATCAACTGATGGGTATCTATCAGAAGTTAGGCGAACAACAAGAAGCAGGCCAGGCGCTGCAGAAATTCCGTGAGCTCAAGGGCAAATCACAAAATGACGCGAACCGAGGGCGAGTTAGAGCAGTCCTTGGGGGTGCCAGACAATGAGTTGTCCCCTCATTTCCCCACGGTACGGTCTGGCGTGGAAGCCTTGAGCTGAGGATCCAGCTTCAGGGCATGTTGGAAAGCAATGTGTGCTGCCTGAAAATCACCCGATTTCTCGAGAGCGAGTCCAAGATTGTAATAAGCCCGCGCGTCATCGGGTTTTGAATCGATGGCCGCACGGAACTGCCCGATCGCATTTCGGATTTCTCCGTGCTCGAGCAGGATCGCGCCCAGATTGGTATGGGCTTCCGCAAAATCTGGTTTAATGGACAGTGCCGTCTGGAATGCTTTCTGTGCTTCGTCAACATCGCCTCTTGCCAACGCAACTAATCCTAAGTTGTACTGAGTGTTAGCTTGGGCGAATGCTGCATCGGCCTGGTGCAGTTGCTCCACTTTGCTGAATGCCTCCTCGGCTTCACTGGTTTTTCCCATCCGTCGCAGCGTCTGGCCGAGGCCATAAAAAGCTTGGGAATAGTTGGGCTTTAGAGCTATGGCCAGACGCATCTCATTGAGAGCGCTCGCCAGGTCGTTGCTCCGATTCAGTGTGACGCCAAGCTGATAATGCACTTCTGGATTATCAGGTGACATTCGACTTGCAGTTTCCAGCGCCGATACAGCCTCACTGAGGTCGCCCTTTTCACGCAAAGCGACACCAAGGTCTAAATCCGCTGAGGAAAATTGAGGATCGAGCCTCAGTGCTTGGCGATACTCAGAGATTGCCCCATCGAGGTCACCCTTCTGTTGGAGACCTCCACCCAGTAGGAAGTGTGCCATTGGATCATGCGGCATCAGTCGGACGGCCTGCTGGTGAGCCCTGATCGCCGCGTCAAGATCACCATTCTCTCCCAACAGGACCCCCAGGCTAAGGTATGCTTCAGCACTCCCAAGTTCGGCGGCTTTCTGAAATTCTGATCGTGCACCTTCCTTGTCTTTTTTCGCTAATAGCACGAGACCCAGGTTTTCATGTGCCTTGGAAAATTCTGGGCGTAACCTGATCGCCGCCTGGAATTGTACAATGGCTTCGTCGAGGCTTCCTTGCTTCGCCAGTATTTGGCCAAAGTTATTCCGCGCTTCCGCATAACGCGGGCTTGCAGCGACAAGAGACCGAAATTCTGCAAATGCTGCTTCTTTGTCACCATCCCGTTCGAGAAGAAGGGCAATATTATTCATTGCCTCAGGGTAATCTGGCTTAAATTTGACAGCCTTCTGGAATTCAGCAAGCGCCGCCTTGTCATTCTCTTGCTGAAAGAGAACACGCCCAAGGTTGTAATGTGCTTCGGCAGATTTCGGTCGGGCGCTTACGACGTTCCGAAACTCCTCCGCAGCTCCATCCAGATCGCCTTTCTGTGCCAAAGTAATGGCCAAATTCTGGCGCGCGTCGACCATCGTTGGGGCAATTCTAAGCGCCATGCGAAATTCGCGTTCGGCCTGCAACAGATTTCCACTTTGATAGGCCTTATTTCCAAGGTTAAAGTGCTGCACTGCCCCAGAGCTTAACCCGAGACCGAAACGCAGAGGATACACAAGTGCAAACATCAAGGCGGAGAATACGAGGAGATAGGATTTACACCATCCGCCTACGCGCCCAATGGGTACAAGCCTGGCCCCTGAATCTAATTGATCTGCCATTTTCTTATTAGGCTTAACTTACCGCGATTGACAACTACGTTCAATAAATATTGACGCATCCTCAAGCTCACACTCCAGCCTGACATCGCGATTTTCCCAATCCCACAGCTTCGTCAGCAAGTTGAAGGTGCCGGTAACCCCTCCTGCAAATCTTGCCGGCGGGCGTTACTACGAAGGATCTACAAAACGTCTGCCAGCACTTTGAAGTCAGGGGCCGGAGGCCGGCCACCATGCGGCCGCTTCGGGAGCAAGGCCGGCGCAGCGGGGGATTTAAACAGGAGAAACCAGGAACTGCAAACTGCCGCTCTGCCGGGAATGCGGGCCGGTCCCGCCTCGGGAAGCATTCGTAGCGCTTGTTGCTGCATGCGCGCGAAAGTGATGGAACTTGGATGGCAGGTGGCGTTGCAAGTTTCACAGGCTAATGATATAGATATAACAACTGGATATGGATGATACTGGGCCGAAGAAAGGGGACAAGAACGCGTCGTGGCTATTGTACATGTTCCAACTGCCTGCACGAATGGCCAGCAAGCGCGTGAGTGTTTGGCGGAAGCTACAGAAGTACGGGGCCCTAAGCTGGAAGAGCTGTGCTTACATTTTGCCTCTCGATGCGACCAACCTTGAGAGGTTCCAGTGGCTTGCGGCCGAGGTCCAGAAGTATCAAGGCGAGGCTTCCGTAGTGGAAGTTCCGCTGATCCACGGGTACACACACAAGCAGGTAATGGTATTGTTCAACAACGCACGGGCAACCCAGTACCAGAGCTTAATCCGGGATTCCCGGCTTGCATTACGCGCGGCGGCGAGCCGAAGCAATGCACAACAACTCTTGGATTTCAGCAGGCTGAACCGCCGCTTGAACGACTTAAACGCCATCGATTTTTTCAGTTGTGGCAAAAGGAGAGATGCTGAACGGTTAATCAAGGAACTCGAAACCCGTGCCAGCAGCAAAAGCCTTAACAGGGCAGGAGGCAAAGATAAGATCAAGGAATACAGTGCCCGTGTGTGGCAGACTCGGCCTCGGCCTGAAGTAGATCGGGTCGGCTCCGCTTGGCTTATCCGCAACTTTATTGATTCCCGCGCCAAATTCGTTTTTTCGCGCGACCCCGAAGCTTACCCAGGGGCTGTCCGATTCGACATGTTCGCGGGCGACTTCACCCACGTAGGCGACGACTGCACGTTCGAAGTGCTCATTAAATATTTCAAACTGCATGACCGGAACCTCGATCAAATTGGTCAACTAATTCATGACGCTGATCTGAGGGATGCAAAGTTCGGGAGGCCTGAAGGCATCGCAATCGAAATAATCACAAAAGGCTGGGGACAAATGGATTTGAGTGATGAAGAAATCCTGCGCAGGGGTTTTGAACTCTTTGATGCTCTCTACTTGATGGCGGGAGCATGACCCCGGCGGATTGTCCGAACTCTCGAAAGGTCCAATGAACTCTTGAGATGTCCAGGAGGTATAAGACACGTGCTGGGGCTAAAGCGATCTGCTGGTCTAATACTTGCTACCGTATTCCTGCCTTTACAACTCATCGCACAGGTCACGAGTGCCGGGCAGCCACAAACTCAACCTCCAAGAACTTTCACACTTCAAGAGGCGGTCAATTATGCTCTCGCGCATTATCCTGCAATTCAGGGCGGTCGCAACCAGGTGGAGGCTGCGCGCGGCGTCGTCGATTTCGCCCGCACGGACTATCTGCCACAGCTTAACTCGCTGTGGCAAGCCAATCGCGCAACGTCGAACAACGTGATGGGCATTATGTTCCCACAATCTGTGGTTCCAAGCGTTCGCGGGCCCGTCCTGCCATCGTCATCGGCTACCGCCTGGGGCAGCATTGGCGGGTTGCTTTTTTCCTGGCAGCCGTATGCCTTTGGCTATCGTCATGCGAAGGTGAATCTTGCCCGGGCTGGAGTTGACCTGGCTTCGGCGAATCTTGCGGTAACTCGCTTGGCCGTGGCCGCGAACGCCATGAATGCATTCTTCAACCTTGTCGCTGCCGAACAGGGCGTCAGCGTGGCGGAGGCGAACCTCCGGCATTGGCAAGCGGTGAATAAATCAGTTCATACCCTGGTAGATCAGGAGCTCCGACCCGGCGCAGATGCTTCGCGGGCCGACGCACAATTGGCCCAGGCCAATATCCAGCTTATCCAGGCCCAGCAGCAGATGTCTGTAAACAGAGTGGCCATGGCTGGTGCTTTGGGGCTTGAAACCAGTGCGGTCGAGGTATCAGCCGGCCCTCTATTAGGTGCGCCCCCAAAGGCAACTCTCCCCGTGACTTCGCTGGCTTCCCATCCAGCCGCTGTGGCACAACAAAGCAGCGTAAAGCAAGCTCAAGGCCAACTTGAGATCCTGCGCCACTCGTTCTATCCAGACGTGTACGTTCAGTCCTTCGTCTCGGGAATTGGTTCAGGCTTTTCTCCGACCGGAGTCCCTCTGGGAGGGGGGCATGGCCTGGGCCTCGGGACAGAAAATTACGGAGCGGCAGTCACCATTACGTTTCCGATTTTCAGCATTTTGGGTATACACGCACAGGAGAAATCCGCCAGGGCTAACGTGCAGGCCCAGACGAACTATTATCGTCAGGCGCTTCTGGGGATCAACGACCAGGTGGAGCAGGCACAGGCGATGCTCGATGGCGCTCGGCGCGTGGCTGAGAATACGCCTATCCAGCTTAACGCCGCTCGCACGGGTGAAATCCAGTCGCAAACGCGTTACAAGGCCGGGCTCACTACCATCGTGGAATTAGCCGACGCGGAAAGCCTGCTCGAAGAGGCTGAGATCGAAGATGCGCTCGCCAGACTTGCTGTCTGGCATAACCTTGCAAATCTTGCGGCTGCCGAAGGAGATTTGGGGCCCTTTTTTCAGATGGACCGCACGGGAGGTCATTAAGCATGTGGCTGATTCGCACTGCGCTGCGGCGCCCCATCACTGTCCTCATCGCCGTTATTGGGATTGCTCTTTGTGCCATTCTAGCGGTCGTGCGGATGCGGGTAGACATTTTCCCGGAACTCAATCTTCCTGTGATTTATGTTGCTCAGCCTTACGGTGGCATGAGCCCAAGACAGATGGAAGGGTACCTGGTGTTTTACTACGAGTACCATTTCCTTTATATCAACGGAGTTGAGAGCGTCGAAGACAAATCCATTCAGAGTAACGGTCTGCTCAAGATCACCTTCCACCCGGGAACCGATATGAGCCAGGCACTCGCGCAGACGATTGCCTATGTCAATCGGGCTCATGCCTTTATGCCTTATGGGACTGTGAATCCGTTCGTCATCCGGTTTGATGCCGGGACTGTGCCTGTGGGAGATATCGTTTTTTCAAGCCCCACTCTGGGCATCGGCCAGATTCAGGATCTGGCTCTGAACCGGGTGCGGCCGATCTTTGCTACCCTGCCTGGCGTTTCGGCGCCGCCACCCTTCGGCGGAAACCAACGGTCGATTGTAATTACCATCAATCCTGAGCGACTGCGCTCTTACCACCTGACGCCTGATGAGGTGGCGCGCGCCATTCAATCCGGCAATCAATTGATGCCTGCCGGCAACGTTCGCACTGGCAGTCTGCTGCGCATCGTCAACAGCAATTCGGTAGTTCCGGAAATTACTCGTCAGCTCGACGACTTGCCGATTCGCACTGGGGCAGGTCCAACCGTTTACCTGCATGACATCGGATACGTCTTGGACAGCACCGATATCCCGACGGGATATGCTTTGGTGAACGGCCGGCGCGCCGTCTATGAGCCGGTCACCAAACGTCCGGACGCCTCGACGCTTTCGGTGGTCAAGGAGGTAAGAGACGCCCTGCCGCGGTTTCGCTCTCTGGTTCCTTCAGACATCCACATCAGCTACGAGTTTGATCAGTCGGGGTACGTAAAGAATGCCTTGCTTGCTGTCGCGCGGGAAGGCCTGCTGGGGGCACTTCTGACCGGCCTCGTAATTTTATTATTCCTGCGTGACGCAAGGAGCTCATTGATTGTGGTAACTACGATTCCGTTCGCCCTGCTGACCGCCGTCGTCGCGTTGTGGGTAAGCGGTCAGACAATCAACATTATGACCCTCGGAGGGTTGGCGCTGGCCGTCGGCATTCTGGTGGACGAGGGTGTGGTTGCGATCGAAAACATCGATGCCACCATTGAGCGGGAGTCCGATATTCCGCTTGCCCGCGCGGTGCTGCGTGGCGTAGAGCAAACGGTCGGCCCCCGTTTCCTCTCCATGCTTGCTGTTGTGGCAGTCTTTGTTCCTTCGTTCTTTATGACCGGCGTGACCAAGGCCTTGTTTGTGCCGCTTTCGCTCGCCGTGGCTTTTTCCATGGTTGCTTCCTTCCTCCTTTCAAGCTCCTTGCTGCCGGTGATGTTTATGTGGATGCATAAGAAGCGCGGGGCGGACGGCGGCCCTCCTTTGGGAGTCCATTCGTCATTTGAAGCTTTTCGGGAAAAATGGACGAGAGGTCTTCATCATGTTGTTGGCTTCCGGTGGCTGATTGTCGGGGCTTACTTCGCGATCGCGCTGCTGATCATCGTGGTCATGGGTCCCCGCCTGGGTCAAGAGCTGTTCCCGGAAGTTGCCAACAACCAGTTCCGCCTGCGGCTTGAAGCTCCCTACGGCACGCGCGCCGAGGACACGGCTAATTTGACGTCTGAAATTCTGAGACAGATCGGTGAAACAGCCGGACCCGGTAATGTCACGACAACTCTTGGCTATGTCGGGACCCAAGCTGCTGCCTATCCGATCAATACGGTATTCCTGTGGTCCAGTGGCCCTCACGAGGCAGTGATCAACGTAGCCCTCCGGCCCGGCGCTCGTATCAATGTTGAGGCCTTTGAGGAAAAACTCCGCCATATTCTTCCTCCCAAGTTTCCGGGCTGTACTTTTTCGTTTGAGCCGGGTGACATCGTTAGCCAGATCATGAATTTTGGCGCGCCAACGCCGGTCGATATCGCGGTAACAGGGCCGGATTTTGTTCAGCTCCGTGCTTTTACGCAAAAGTTAAGAGGGCAGCTAGGCGAAATCGCAGGCCTCCGCGATTTACGGACCGAGCAGCCACTTGATTACCCCAGTGTCAATGTTGATATTCACCGTGAAATGGCCGGACAACTCGGAGTAACGGCAGGAGAAGTGGCCACTTCACTATCGCAGGCTACGTCCTCAAGCCGCTTTACCGTGCCGAACTACTGGGCGGACCCAAAGACAGGAGTGGCTTACCAGGTCCAGGTGCAGTATCCGCAGCCTGAAATGACTTCTCTTCAGGACGTTAAGAACATCCCCGTAATGCCGGGTGACACGCAACATCCCCTGCTTGGCGATCTCGCTACCGTCACGGACGGAATTACCGTCGGGGAGTATGACCGCGAGAATGGCCTCTGGAAGTTGGATCTTGTAGCCAATGTTGCCGGGCAGGATCTGGGACAGCTCAGTAGAAGCATAGACGAGGCCGTTCGGAGGGCGGGACCGCCGCCCCGCGGCACCACGGCAAGTGTGCGTGGCCAGATTGGTCCCATGCGGGAGACGTTTACCAATTTGAGAATAGGTTTACTACTGGCTATTCTGGTGATTTTCCTGCTTCTCGCTGCCAACTTTGAATCCATGCGGCTTTCATTCGTCGTTTTCACGACTACTCCTGCTGCGGTCTGCGGCATGATTCTGGCGCTCGCTGTTACGCACACCACGCTTAATATTGAGTCTTATATGGGTGGCATTATGGCGGTCGGGGTCGGAACTGCTAACGCCATTCTTTTGGTGACGTTTGCAGAAGAGAACCGTCGGAGAGGCGCTGATTCCGTCTCCGCAGCAATTGAGGGAGCTCGGGCGCGAATG is a genomic window of Acidobacteriota bacterium containing:
- a CDS encoding tetratricopeptide repeat protein; translated protein: MAIAGMLFVSILLAPNSYLQVLRDTPSIQGLCSHAQRLLNQRKYVEAREIASKALKIDAQSAEALSLLGESEFALGDFNAAEQHLTEALKIDPALAEAHRALGATFIKQRKFESADAQFEAVLKAAPDDLSCLYGLGFSLLARNKPSNALEPLVRAYHLNPSDAGVLNGLLEVYLKLGQRSQAASVLAELNRQVENDYPQQMQLAEVLVREGAYDLAVNQFQRLLKARPGSYELNYDLALAYHRAGKDDRAAEQIHTMLAQRDEAELENLLGEVEEKRSNYTQALAAYKKATELQPKSEEYRLDYATELVLHWDPTVALRAFIAGVKTFPSSATLWMGLGGCYYLLGKYSEASETLLHASQMAPDNPNVYALLGLAYDAAGPFQKAIAQRFDDYVKAHAGDALSHYFYGKILLDRTRGELQHNFDDAQQQLEKAIALNPSLPQARLEMGKLLLMRRDMPAAKAEFEAAVRLDPESADAYYQLMGIYQKLGEQQEAGQALQKFRELKGKSQNDANRGRVRAVLGGARQ
- a CDS encoding tetratricopeptide repeat protein → MADQLDSGARLVPIGRVGGWCKSYLLVFSALMFALVYPLRFGLGLSSGAVQHFNLGNKAYQSGNLLQAEREFRMALRIAPTMVDARQNLAITLAQKGDLDGAAEEFRNVVSARPKSAEAHYNLGRVLFQQENDKAALAEFQKAVKFKPDYPEAMNNIALLLERDGDKEAAFAEFRSLVAASPRYAEARNNFGQILAKQGSLDEAIVQFQAAIRLRPEFSKAHENLGLVLLAKKDKEGARSEFQKAAELGSAEAYLSLGVLLGENGDLDAAIRAHQQAVRLMPHDPMAHFLLGGGLQQKGDLDGAISEYRQALRLDPQFSSADLDLGVALREKGDLSEAVSALETASRMSPDNPEVHYQLGVTLNRSNDLASALNEMRLAIALKPNYSQAFYGLGQTLRRMGKTSEAEEAFSKVEQLHQADAAFAQANTQYNLGLVALARGDVDEAQKAFQTALSIKPDFAEAHTNLGAILLEHGEIRNAIGQFRAAIDSKPDDARAYYNLGLALEKSGDFQAAHIAFQHALKLDPQLKASTPDRTVGK
- a CDS encoding ChrB protein, with protein sequence MDDTGPKKGDKNASWLLYMFQLPARMASKRVSVWRKLQKYGALSWKSCAYILPLDATNLERFQWLAAEVQKYQGEASVVEVPLIHGYTHKQVMVLFNNARATQYQSLIRDSRLALRAAASRSNAQQLLDFSRLNRRLNDLNAIDFFSCGKRRDAERLIKELETRASSKSLNRAGGKDKIKEYSARVWQTRPRPEVDRVGSAWLIRNFIDSRAKFVFSRDPEAYPGAVRFDMFAGDFTHVGDDCTFEVLIKYFKLHDRNLDQIGQLIHDADLRDAKFGRPEGIAIEIITKGWGQMDLSDEEILRRGFELFDALYLMAGA
- a CDS encoding TolC family protein, whose protein sequence is MLGLKRSAGLILATVFLPLQLIAQVTSAGQPQTQPPRTFTLQEAVNYALAHYPAIQGGRNQVEAARGVVDFARTDYLPQLNSLWQANRATSNNVMGIMFPQSVVPSVRGPVLPSSSATAWGSIGGLLFSWQPYAFGYRHAKVNLARAGVDLASANLAVTRLAVAANAMNAFFNLVAAEQGVSVAEANLRHWQAVNKSVHTLVDQELRPGADASRADAQLAQANIQLIQAQQQMSVNRVAMAGALGLETSAVEVSAGPLLGAPPKATLPVTSLASHPAAVAQQSSVKQAQGQLEILRHSFYPDVYVQSFVSGIGSGFSPTGVPLGGGHGLGLGTENYGAAVTITFPIFSILGIHAQEKSARANVQAQTNYYRQALLGINDQVEQAQAMLDGARRVAENTPIQLNAARTGEIQSQTRYKAGLTTIVELADAESLLEEAEIEDALARLAVWHNLANLAAAEGDLGPFFQMDRTGGH
- a CDS encoding efflux RND transporter permease subunit; this encodes MWLIRTALRRPITVLIAVIGIALCAILAVVRMRVDIFPELNLPVIYVAQPYGGMSPRQMEGYLVFYYEYHFLYINGVESVEDKSIQSNGLLKITFHPGTDMSQALAQTIAYVNRAHAFMPYGTVNPFVIRFDAGTVPVGDIVFSSPTLGIGQIQDLALNRVRPIFATLPGVSAPPPFGGNQRSIVITINPERLRSYHLTPDEVARAIQSGNQLMPAGNVRTGSLLRIVNSNSVVPEITRQLDDLPIRTGAGPTVYLHDIGYVLDSTDIPTGYALVNGRRAVYEPVTKRPDASTLSVVKEVRDALPRFRSLVPSDIHISYEFDQSGYVKNALLAVAREGLLGALLTGLVILLFLRDARSSLIVVTTIPFALLTAVVALWVSGQTINIMTLGGLALAVGILVDEGVVAIENIDATIERESDIPLARAVLRGVEQTVGPRFLSMLAVVAVFVPSFFMTGVTKALFVPLSLAVAFSMVASFLLSSSLLPVMFMWMHKKRGADGGPPLGVHSSFEAFREKWTRGLHHVVGFRWLIVGAYFAIALLIIVVMGPRLGQELFPEVANNQFRLRLEAPYGTRAEDTANLTSEILRQIGETAGPGNVTTTLGYVGTQAAAYPINTVFLWSSGPHEAVINVALRPGARINVEAFEEKLRHILPPKFPGCTFSFEPGDIVSQIMNFGAPTPVDIAVTGPDFVQLRAFTQKLRGQLGEIAGLRDLRTEQPLDYPSVNVDIHREMAGQLGVTAGEVATSLSQATSSSRFTVPNYWADPKTGVAYQVQVQYPQPEMTSLQDVKNIPVMPGDTQHPLLGDLATVTDGITVGEYDRENGLWKLDLVANVAGQDLGQLSRSIDEAVRRAGPPPRGTTASVRGQIGPMRETFTNLRIGLLLAILVIFLLLAANFESMRLSFVVFTTTPAAVCGMILALAVTHTTLNIESYMGGIMAVGVGTANAILLVTFAEENRRRGADSVSAAIEGARARMRPILMTSAAMIAGMVPMALAWGAGAEHTAPLGRAVIGGLLAATLTNLTVLPFVFSIVQRRASVISPSLDPDDPASRYAEG